A section of the Pleurocapsa minor HA4230-MV1 genome encodes:
- a CDS encoding HdeD family acid-resistance protein gives MRTQEHRRDRQNSGAILAMGIIMLVLGIIALIGPWFLASIAVELIYAWLLLVYGIVQFIYAFKSRSVGGLLLKLLFSIISIIVAILLLVYPLAGVFTLTLVLGVYIFLDGVFRVIQAFQLRPLPKWGWVLFNGIVSIILGILIWSQWPFDASWILGVYVGISLIINGIEVIIFPASRPVPEFNSY, from the coding sequence GATGGGCATCATTATGCTCGTGCTAGGAATTATTGCCCTGATTGGACCTTGGTTCTTAGCTTCTATAGCTGTAGAACTAATATACGCTTGGCTTTTGCTAGTTTATGGTATCGTTCAGTTTATCTATGCCTTTAAATCGAGAAGCGTAGGAGGATTGTTACTTAAGCTACTGTTTAGTATCATTTCTATAATTGTTGCGATTCTCTTATTAGTTTACCCATTAGCAGGAGTGTTTACATTAACTCTTGTCTTGGGAGTTTATATTTTTCTCGATGGCGTTTTTCGCGTAATTCAGGCTTTTCAATTACGTCCTCTGCCAAAGTGGGGTTGGGTTCTGTTTAATGGTATTGTCAGCATTATTCTCGGCATTCTCATTTGGTCGCAATGGCCATTCGATGCTAGTTGGATACTTGGAGTATACGTGGGTATTAGCCTAATTATCAACGGCATTGAAGTAATAATATTTCCTGCTTCAAGACCAGTGCCAGAGTTCAATAGCTATTAG
- a CDS encoding NAD(P)/FAD-dependent oxidoreductase encodes MNNSTEPTVIVGGGFVGLFTALYLSHDRYPEPIILIDSTERFVFKPLLYEYLSGEMYDKQVLPQYKELLKGTKVAFVQGKVTGIDLEQRQVELASGLSYNYRYLVLGVGSSQGYFGTEGAEENAFPFRTGADTVKLERHIRQCLQRASQTESQAERSKLLTFAVVGAGHSGIETAATLADLLPHWYTSLGGDIEDIRIVLMDFVTEILAKDDINLRETAQEALKNRTVPVELLLGAKVAAVDSDSVQYQLVNRDETETLSTKTAIWTAGIANNPLIESLTQIKDESKNEHGSPLVRSTLQLVDFPEVFAAGDCATVKDHALPPVAQIAYQQAKGIADNLIALSKNKETHSVDANMRGTLIKLGLNEAVANLFDKIQVKGRAGNLIRNQTYLEMLPTPLHNFKASTEWLTDEIFNRHHHSSK; translated from the coding sequence ATGAACAATTCAACTGAACCTACTGTTATCGTCGGCGGGGGTTTCGTCGGACTTTTTACTGCCTTATACCTCAGCCACGATCGTTACCCCGAGCCAATAATTCTCATCGATTCTACAGAACGTTTTGTTTTTAAACCTTTGCTATATGAATACCTATCTGGGGAAATGTATGACAAACAGGTTTTACCTCAATACAAGGAACTACTAAAAGGCACTAAGGTAGCTTTTGTACAGGGTAAGGTAACTGGTATCGACCTGGAACAGCGTCAGGTAGAATTAGCTTCTGGTTTGTCTTACAACTATCGTTATTTAGTCTTAGGGGTAGGTAGTAGTCAAGGCTATTTTGGTACTGAGGGAGCAGAAGAAAACGCTTTTCCTTTCCGCACTGGGGCAGATACGGTAAAACTAGAACGGCATATTAGACAATGTTTGCAACGAGCCAGTCAAACTGAATCTCAAGCAGAACGCAGCAAGTTGTTAACCTTCGCCGTCGTAGGAGCAGGTCATTCAGGAATTGAAACGGCAGCGACTTTAGCCGATCTACTACCACACTGGTATACAAGCTTGGGTGGTGATATTGAAGATATTCGCATCGTGCTGATGGATTTCGTTACAGAAATTTTGGCAAAAGATGATATAAATCTTCGAGAAACTGCCCAGGAAGCTTTGAAAAACCGCACTGTTCCTGTCGAACTACTTTTAGGAGCAAAAGTTGCAGCAGTGGATTCAGACTCTGTGCAATATCAATTAGTAAATCGAGACGAAACTGAAACGCTATCGACTAAAACCGCAATTTGGACTGCGGGCATAGCTAACAATCCTTTAATTGAATCTTTGACGCAGATAAAAGATGAAAGCAAAAATGAACATGGTTCTCCTCTGGTAAGATCCACTTTGCAATTAGTCGATTTTCCCGAAGTGTTTGCAGCAGGCGACTGTGCGACAGTTAAAGACCATGCCTTGCCCCCAGTAGCCCAAATTGCCTATCAACAGGCGAAGGGTATTGCCGACAATTTAATCGCCCTATCTAAAAATAAAGAAACCCATTCGGTTGACGCAAATATGCGAGGAACTTTAATAAAGTTAGGACTAAACGAAGCAGTTGCCAATCTGTTTGATAAAATACAGGTCAAAGGAAGAGCAGGAAATCTAATTCGCAACCAGACTTACTTAGAAATGCTGCCGACTCCCCTGCATAACTTTAAAGCAAGTACAGAATGGCTTACTGACGAAATCTTCAATCGTCATCATCATTCATCGAAGTAG
- a CDS encoding DUF2993 domain-containing protein, with translation MELLISIMSGILAIATSVNAVGDKILKNKIESQIESVDTIAVRIDNAPNHDLLGGKVKRVRVATRDLKISRAIAFKVLELDVDGINIKLKEWLQQDILTEIDGVPTLRLRELFEQPVNIASRAVLTQEQLDNILQSPFINRTVRRRLQQTLNRIAEYNYVRRDFEISSFALDLIGENRIALKMKISGFDRKDGTKDEELDVDFKFTLKVVDGLSFRLTEQQVFIDGEEVEPEQGVLVVTPVTLKALEELGIKVRVIEWESNQDELELALFIGANKYAATALLDARGLIKAAELFLDE, from the coding sequence ATGGAATTATTAATAAGTATCATGTCGGGAATACTGGCGATCGCAACTTCCGTTAATGCGGTGGGAGATAAAATTTTGAAAAATAAGATTGAATCCCAGATCGAGTCAGTAGATACTATTGCAGTGCGGATCGATAATGCACCCAATCACGATCTTTTAGGGGGAAAAGTAAAACGTGTTAGAGTTGCCACCCGCGATTTAAAAATTAGTCGAGCGATCGCTTTCAAAGTCCTAGAATTAGATGTAGACGGGATTAACATCAAGCTAAAGGAATGGTTACAGCAGGATATATTAACAGAAATTGATGGTGTTCCTACCTTGAGATTACGAGAACTATTTGAACAACCAGTCAATATTGCATCGAGGGCGGTTTTAACTCAAGAACAACTCGATAATATACTGCAATCGCCGTTTATCAATAGGACTGTTAGACGGCGATTACAACAAACTCTCAATCGAATAGCCGAATATAACTATGTAAGAAGAGATTTTGAAATTTCTAGTTTTGCTCTGGATTTGATTGGCGAAAATCGCATTGCTTTAAAAATGAAAATTTCTGGTTTCGACCGAAAGGATGGTACTAAGGATGAAGAATTAGATGTAGATTTTAAGTTTACGTTAAAAGTGGTTGATGGCCTTAGTTTTAGATTAACCGAGCAACAGGTATTTATCGACGGAGAAGAAGTTGAACCAGAACAGGGGGTACTTGTTGTTACACCTGTTACTCTCAAAGCTTTAGAAGAGCTAGGAATTAAAGTTAGAGTGATTGAATGGGAATCTAACCAAGATGAACTTGAGCTAGCTCTATTTATTGGCGCGAATAAATATGCAGCCACCGCACTACTGGATGCACGTGGCTTAATTAAAGCTGCTGAACTGTTTCTCGATGAGTAA
- a CDS encoding phosphatidylinositol-specific phospholipase C1-like protein codes for MKKYIWGGAVVSILTLISLFAKTIKAEVKFQPQNLKLNQLQSLGTHNSYHIRPAPNLSKALSDANWLARLLLGTFEYTHLPLSEQFDLGVRQIELDLMLDPEGGLYAKPLGDSLVEKSGLPADPNFDPDGDMQQPGLKIIHMQDFDYRSTCLTFTKCLQEIKTWSDNNPQHLPIVVLIEASNKAYPRMVIPDKMILDLTKPVKFDAQNIDEIDKEINAVFDREELIVPDDLRGNYSILKQAIESEGWPTLASARGKMIFLMDNRSELYLERYPGMKGATLFTTAREPGENEAVFINTNQPRIDIPSLVKDGYIVRTRADADTLEKRLDSTERREAAIRSGAQYISTDFPNPREYFSKFKRLFSGNSLIRCNPWNTDKNCRIEDK; via the coding sequence ATGAAAAAATATATCTGGGGCGGTGCTGTAGTCAGCATATTAACTTTAATTAGTTTGTTTGCCAAAACTATTAAAGCTGAAGTTAAATTTCAACCCCAAAACCTGAAACTCAATCAGCTGCAATCTCTAGGCACTCATAATTCTTACCACATAAGACCTGCGCCTAATTTATCTAAGGCTTTATCAGATGCTAACTGGTTAGCAAGATTATTATTAGGAACTTTTGAATATACTCATCTACCGTTATCCGAACAATTTGATCTGGGTGTTCGGCAAATAGAGCTAGATCTAATGTTAGACCCTGAAGGGGGTTTATATGCCAAACCTCTGGGAGATTCCCTGGTCGAAAAAAGTGGTTTACCTGCCGATCCCAACTTCGATCCTGATGGAGATATGCAGCAGCCAGGATTAAAAATAATTCATATGCAGGATTTTGACTACCGAAGTACCTGTTTGACCTTTACGAAATGCTTGCAAGAAATAAAAACCTGGTCTGATAATAACCCTCAGCATTTACCAATTGTAGTGCTAATTGAAGCCTCGAATAAGGCTTATCCTAGAATGGTAATACCAGACAAAATGATTTTAGATCTGACCAAACCAGTTAAGTTTGACGCTCAAAATATTGACGAGATCGATAAAGAAATCAATGCTGTCTTCGATCGAGAAGAATTAATTGTTCCTGACGATTTGCGCGGTAATTATTCAATTCTAAAACAGGCGATCGAAAGTGAAGGCTGGCCTACCCTAGCTTCAGCTAGAGGGAAGATGATTTTCTTGATGGACAATCGCAGCGAACTCTATTTAGAAAGATATCCAGGAATGAAAGGAGCAACTCTATTTACCACCGCCAGAGAACCAGGAGAAAATGAGGCGGTATTCATCAATACTAACCAACCGAGAATAGATATTCCCAGCTTAGTTAAAGATGGCTACATAGTTCGTACTCGTGCCGATGCAGACACTTTAGAAAAAAGACTTGACAGTACCGAAAGACGCGAAGCAGCAATTAGAAGTGGCGCACAATATATTAGTACTGATTTTCCCAACCCTAGGGAATACTTTTCAAAATTTAAGCGGTTGTTTTCTGGAAATTCCTTGATTCGTTGTAATCCCTGGAATACTGATAAAAATTGTCGTATTGAGGATAAGTGA
- a CDS encoding photosystem II manganese-stabilizing polypeptide, with protein MRNRSIIACFLALCLGVLTACSNSGEVDKRDLSYDDIVNTGLANSCLTLPESSRGTIPIEAGKQYAIQDMCIEPREFFVKEEPVSKRQKAEFIEGKLLTRYTSSLDHIRGTIDTNDDGTLTFTEIDGIDFQPTTILLPGGKEVAFMFTAKQFQGTTTASTDSINTSTDFEGEFHVPSYRGAVFLDPKGRSFARGYDHAVALPGLADDPRFSKANVKEFVSSKGKMSLNVTKIDSDTGEITGVFESEQFSATDLGAGEPEEIKIKGIFYGRIVDNA; from the coding sequence ATGAGAAACCGTTCGATTATTGCTTGCTTCCTTGCTTTATGTTTGGGAGTCCTAACTGCCTGTAGCAATTCTGGTGAAGTGGATAAAAGAGACTTAAGCTACGACGACATTGTAAATACAGGACTCGCCAACTCTTGTTTAACATTACCCGAAAGCAGCCGTGGTACGATTCCCATTGAGGCTGGCAAACAGTATGCAATCCAAGACATGTGTATTGAACCCAGGGAATTCTTTGTCAAAGAAGAACCTGTCAGTAAGCGTCAAAAAGCCGAGTTTATTGAAGGAAAGCTGTTAACTAGATATACCTCTAGTCTCGACCACATTCGGGGAACTATCGACACCAACGATGATGGTACTCTAACCTTTACCGAGATTGATGGAATCGATTTTCAACCAACTACGATTCTTTTGCCTGGTGGTAAAGAAGTTGCTTTTATGTTTACAGCCAAGCAATTCCAAGGAACTACTACAGCTAGCACCGATAGCATTAATACTTCAACTGATTTTGAGGGTGAATTCCACGTTCCTTCCTATCGCGGAGCAGTATTTCTCGATCCCAAAGGACGTAGTTTTGCTAGAGGTTACGATCACGCTGTAGCTTTGCCAGGACTTGCCGACGATCCAAGATTCTCTAAAGCCAACGTTAAAGAGTTTGTTTCTAGCAAAGGTAAAATGTCTTTGAACGTCACGAAAATTGATAGTGATACGGGAGAAATTACTGGAGTATTTGAGAGCGAACAGTTTTCTGCGACAGACTTGGGTGCAGGAGAACCAGAAGAAATTAAAATCAAAGGCATTTTCTACGGCAGAATTGTAGATAATGCATAG
- a CDS encoding DUF4278 domain-containing protein produces MKLTYRGIQYDREKQNFLTSTDVVKNEIIYRGNSLEANIDHRFPLIKYIKQLLNKSRSQTVFDPVAFSYEHKREFLEACWYLENKELNRCWDLTLQIEKTKALKAQQKTKLKYRGLTYYR; encoded by the coding sequence ATGAAACTAACTTATCGCGGAATACAATACGATCGAGAAAAACAAAATTTTTTAACATCAACAGATGTAGTAAAAAATGAGATTATCTATCGAGGAAATTCTCTCGAAGCAAATATCGATCATAGATTTCCTTTGATTAAATATATCAAACAGCTATTGAATAAATCTAGATCGCAAACAGTGTTCGATCCAGTCGCATTTTCGTACGAACACAAAAGAGAATTTTTAGAAGCGTGTTGGTATTTGGAGAATAAAGAACTCAATCGCTGTTGGGATCTAACCTTACAGATTGAGAAAACCAAGGCTTTAAAAGCACAACAGAAAACTAAGTTGAAATATCGTGGCCTTACTTATTACCGCTAA
- a CDS encoding efflux RND transporter periplasmic adaptor subunit, whose protein sequence is MKVRTTIKRRLSPVLLGATLSISFLSAACNSSSDAKADAEANAQASAIPVEIVKLQSDTIGDRSEFVGNLEAVKVVEVNPEIQGRIKKILVEAGERVEAGQTIMELEPGESAPNYQAALEAVNVAKDDYQNALKQLDIAKAKRDSAKTNYDLISKYVPRVQELFDEGGVAQVRLDETLQKAEAAKNNLISAEQDVSTAEIKINQAQTNIRQAQAQADAASVSTGYKTIKAPIAGIVDDFPVKEGAYVTAGQSVVARITQLDDLFLNIQVPSNRANQLKLGLPLDLIDPTTKEKLSTGKITFISPTVDRENQTILAKARFNNEGELRNGQYVQARLTWNTESGILVPTGAISRTGGKEFVYQVSDEPNENGQEVVNLTPVELGAIQDNSFQIIAGLETGDRIAVSNILKLRDGAPIEPKS, encoded by the coding sequence ATGAAAGTTAGAACGACTATCAAAAGGCGTTTGTCTCCTGTCCTATTAGGAGCAACTCTATCCATTTCATTTTTAAGTGCTGCCTGCAATTCTAGCTCAGATGCGAAAGCTGATGCCGAAGCAAATGCTCAAGCAAGTGCGATACCTGTTGAAATAGTAAAATTACAGTCTGATACGATTGGCGATCGCTCTGAGTTTGTCGGTAACTTGGAAGCGGTCAAGGTCGTTGAGGTTAATCCCGAAATTCAAGGACGCATTAAAAAGATTTTAGTTGAAGCTGGGGAGCGAGTTGAGGCGGGACAAACTATTATGGAGTTAGAGCCTGGGGAAAGCGCACCCAACTATCAAGCAGCTTTAGAAGCGGTCAATGTTGCCAAAGACGATTATCAAAATGCGCTTAAACAGCTCGACATTGCCAAAGCTAAACGGGATAGTGCCAAAACTAACTACGATTTAATTAGTAAATATGTACCTCGCGTACAGGAGCTATTTGACGAAGGAGGAGTGGCACAGGTTCGCTTAGACGAAACATTACAAAAAGCCGAAGCAGCAAAAAACAATTTAATTAGTGCAGAACAAGATGTTTCCACAGCCGAAATTAAGATAAACCAAGCACAAACTAATATTCGTCAGGCACAGGCACAGGCAGACGCTGCTTCAGTAAGTACGGGTTATAAAACGATTAAAGCTCCTATCGCTGGGATTGTGGATGATTTTCCCGTGAAGGAGGGAGCTTATGTAACTGCTGGTCAATCTGTAGTGGCGAGAATAACCCAATTAGATGACTTATTCTTAAACATTCAAGTCCCATCTAATCGAGCAAATCAGCTTAAGCTTGGTTTACCCTTAGATTTAATCGATCCTACTACCAAAGAAAAATTATCTACAGGTAAGATTACCTTTATCTCCCCAACGGTTGACCGAGAAAACCAAACTATTTTGGCAAAAGCCCGCTTTAATAATGAAGGCGAATTACGAAATGGACAATATGTGCAGGCGCGTCTTACCTGGAACACCGAGAGCGGAATTTTAGTTCCAACTGGGGCGATTTCTCGAACAGGGGGCAAGGAATTTGTCTATCAAGTCAGCGATGAGCCTAACGAAAACGGTCAAGAGGTTGTTAACCTAACTCCTGTAGAGTTGGGAGCTATTCAGGACAACAGTTTCCAAATCATTGCAGGATTAGAAACAGGCGATCGCATTGCCGTCTCGAATATCCTCAAGCTACGAGATGGTGCGCCCATTGAACCTAAATCTTAG
- a CDS encoding efflux RND transporter permease subunit has product MGVFSISGNFIKRPVLTTVCTIVIVLLGGVCIPLLPINYLPDVSPVQIQVSSTYTGADVETIEDTVTTILEEEINGVPGMDYSTSESYAGSSNISIYFPTGTDKDIAQVNVQNRVAQALPQLPSPVQQRGITTEAASSSILLIFGIYSESGVYNDIFVSNYVDANVTNVLKRIEGVGDVTVFGAKENAMRLWLDPQALAARGLSPLDVSQAVSSQNVVIGAGSIGQEPTPGNQDYELPVKIQGRLQSKAEFENLVVKTLDNGSVVHLRDVGYAEIGAENYTANARVNGQEGIGISISQLPGSNALDVGNNVKDAMEELSQNFPPGLVKSLVYDTTDFIQVSIKEVFITLLQAIALVIIIIFIFLQDWRTTVIPAVAIPVSLIGALGFAFVLGFSLNSLTLFGLILATGLVVDDAIVIVEAITAKIESGMTPRKASFVVMDEIAGAVLSTSVVLMAVFIPVAFFPGTTGILYQQFALIIAFSVLVSTFNALTFTPAMSAILLRSSEQTQSNNNGKKGFLDKIFTPFNRFLSWVIDLYAAFVKFLIRIRYFVIGLFVLGLFLTYMVFKAVPGGFVPPEDQGVFLGIIQAPDGVSLSYTDRVTKFVSETFENTPEVEDYFVASGIGLEGAGPNKGVFFAKLKTWDRRTGSAQTAEKVIERLNQQFYVNEDATIAAFNLPPIPGFSSTGGIELQLQNQSGGSLDIDNFLANAQEIIAQANQSPAVGSAFTQFTASTPQLQVDINRDRLEALNIDFQSALQTIGAFVGSQYVNDFTLEGLSYRVFLQAEAEARNSPDDLENLYVRSRVGQMIPLGEIATVSRIVGPQIIYHYNGDRSIKIQAEAAEDFSSGQAIAAIDSAVAQAALPGVTGDWIGLAKEELAAGSLGALVFLFGIIMVFLTLSAQYESYIDPLIILLTVPLAVLGALSFIALAGLDRNVYVQVALVMLIGLASKNAILIVELANQTRETGVSIVQSAQEAAQERFRPILMTAVSSLVGFFPLVIASGAGSASRRSIGTALVGGLLVSTILSFLIVPVLYVVIKSLEAKFLNKKPPRDNDDDYNSNGRVKDAKDLERGDRADAPATTRFQGDNPV; this is encoded by the coding sequence ATGGGTGTATTCTCTATCTCTGGAAACTTTATTAAACGCCCAGTATTAACTACAGTTTGTACTATTGTCATTGTCCTGCTGGGAGGGGTCTGTATTCCCCTGCTACCGATTAACTACCTCCCCGATGTTTCTCCCGTGCAGATTCAGGTGTCAAGCACATACACGGGGGCAGACGTAGAAACTATTGAAGATACTGTCACCACAATCTTGGAAGAGGAAATTAACGGTGTCCCAGGAATGGATTACTCAACCTCTGAAAGTTATGCAGGCAGTAGTAATATCTCTATTTATTTCCCCACAGGAACTGATAAGGATATTGCTCAGGTTAACGTCCAGAACCGTGTAGCACAGGCTTTACCACAGTTGCCCAGCCCAGTCCAACAAAGGGGGATTACTACCGAAGCAGCATCTAGTAGTATCCTCCTGATCTTTGGTATTTATAGTGAATCAGGGGTATATAATGACATTTTTGTTAGTAACTATGTCGATGCCAATGTCACTAATGTTTTAAAGCGGATTGAGGGGGTAGGAGACGTTACCGTATTTGGGGCAAAAGAAAACGCCATGAGGCTCTGGCTCGATCCCCAAGCGTTAGCAGCTAGAGGATTGAGTCCATTGGATGTATCCCAGGCTGTTAGTTCGCAAAACGTAGTAATTGGTGCAGGTTCTATCGGTCAAGAGCCTACCCCTGGAAATCAAGACTATGAGCTACCAGTTAAGATTCAAGGTCGTCTTCAAAGTAAAGCTGAGTTTGAAAATTTGGTAGTTAAAACCTTGGACAATGGTTCTGTGGTGCATCTAAGAGATGTGGGCTATGCAGAAATTGGGGCGGAAAACTATACAGCCAATGCTCGCGTTAATGGACAAGAAGGGATCGGTATTTCAATCTCTCAACTTCCTGGGAGTAATGCCCTAGATGTCGGTAATAACGTCAAAGATGCAATGGAAGAACTAAGTCAAAATTTTCCTCCAGGACTAGTTAAATCCCTGGTGTACGATACCACTGACTTTATTCAAGTATCGATTAAAGAGGTTTTTATCACCTTGCTTCAAGCGATCGCTTTGGTAATCATCATTATCTTTATCTTCCTTCAAGATTGGCGCACCACAGTTATTCCCGCCGTGGCGATTCCCGTTTCACTAATCGGTGCATTGGGATTTGCTTTTGTCTTGGGATTTTCACTCAACAGCTTGACTTTGTTTGGTTTGATTCTAGCCACAGGGCTAGTTGTCGATGACGCGATCGTGATTGTCGAAGCAATTACCGCTAAGATTGAGTCGGGAATGACACCAAGAAAGGCATCTTTTGTAGTGATGGACGAGATTGCAGGGGCGGTTCTTTCCACTTCTGTAGTACTGATGGCGGTATTTATTCCCGTGGCATTTTTCCCAGGCACAACTGGAATTCTTTATCAGCAGTTCGCCTTAATTATTGCCTTTTCCGTGCTGGTATCAACCTTTAACGCCCTGACTTTTACTCCCGCTATGTCTGCGATCCTGCTCAGATCGTCAGAGCAAACTCAGTCAAATAACAATGGCAAGAAAGGATTTCTAGATAAGATATTTACGCCCTTTAATCGCTTCTTAAGCTGGGTTATAGACCTATACGCGGCTTTCGTTAAGTTTCTCATTCGCATTCGCTACTTTGTAATTGGCTTATTTGTCCTGGGTCTGTTTTTGACTTATATGGTGTTTAAAGCAGTGCCAGGAGGTTTTGTCCCTCCAGAAGATCAGGGGGTTTTCTTGGGAATCATCCAAGCTCCTGATGGAGTATCCTTGAGCTATACAGATCGAGTTACCAAATTTGTCTCCGAGACTTTTGAAAATACTCCTGAAGTAGAAGATTATTTTGTCGCTAGCGGTATTGGTTTAGAAGGCGCGGGCCCCAATAAAGGGGTGTTCTTTGCCAAACTCAAGACTTGGGATCGGCGAACTGGATCGGCTCAAACCGCAGAAAAAGTCATCGAACGGCTTAACCAACAATTCTATGTAAACGAAGACGCAACCATTGCTGCTTTTAACTTACCCCCCATTCCTGGGTTTAGCTCCACTGGAGGGATCGAACTACAGCTACAAAACCAAAGTGGCGGTAGCTTGGATATCGATAATTTTCTGGCAAATGCTCAAGAAATTATTGCTCAAGCCAATCAGTCCCCTGCGGTTGGCTCGGCTTTTACCCAGTTCACAGCCAGTACGCCTCAACTACAGGTAGATATCAATCGCGATCGATTAGAAGCTTTAAATATTGATTTTCAGTCGGCACTCCAAACCATTGGTGCTTTTGTCGGTTCTCAATATGTCAATGACTTTACTCTGGAAGGACTTAGCTATCGGGTATTCTTGCAGGCAGAAGCAGAGGCTCGTAATTCTCCCGATGACCTAGAAAATCTCTACGTGCGATCGCGGGTCGGACAAATGATTCCTCTGGGTGAAATAGCCACAGTTTCTCGCATTGTTGGGCCGCAAATTATTTATCACTACAACGGCGATCGCTCGATTAAAATTCAAGCAGAGGCAGCCGAAGACTTTTCCAGTGGTCAGGCGATCGCTGCTATAGATTCCGCAGTAGCACAAGCGGCCTTACCTGGAGTCACTGGAGATTGGATTGGTTTGGCTAAAGAAGAGCTGGCTGCTGGTAGTTTGGGTGCTTTGGTATTTCTGTTTGGGATTATCATGGTCTTCCTGACTCTCTCGGCTCAGTACGAAAGCTATATCGACCCCCTAATCATTTTGTTAACTGTTCCTTTGGCGGTTTTGGGTGCTTTATCTTTTATTGCCTTAGCAGGGTTAGATAGAAACGTCTACGTGCAGGTAGCACTAGTAATGTTAATTGGTCTTGCCAGTAAAAATGCGATTTTGATTGTGGAACTTGCCAACCAAACGCGGGAAACGGGAGTTTCAATTGTCCAATCCGCACAAGAAGCTGCCCAGGAACGTTTTCGTCCTATCCTAATGACGGCGGTATCTTCCTTAGTTGGTTTCTTCCCCTTGGTTATTGCTTCGGGAGCGGGTTCGGCTTCCCGTCGGTCAATTGGAACGGCTCTAGTGGGCGGACTATTGGTATCGACAATACTGAGCTTTTTAATCGTACCAGTCCTCTATGTGGTTATCAAAAGCTTAGAAGCGAAATTTCTCAATAAAAAACCTCCCAGAGACAATGATGACGACTACAATTCTAACGGTCGTGTAAAAGACGCCAAAGATTTAGAAAGGGGCGATCGTGCCGATGCCCCTGCCACAACTCGCTTTCAAGGAGATAATCCAGTTTGA
- a CDS encoding AI-2E family transporter produces MSENKFPRWLYWGLLITFIVVNGYFLFPVFRYLQPTLILIVTAALLAFLLNYPVRLLMSWKLRRGYAIALVFLLALIILGIITFTLLPLLFQQLNDFTRRLPSWIDSGKEQLQIFKIWATDKNIPFDVAASIAELEERFATEVRALPSYIINFLIGAFDSSLELLITVVLTFYLLIHGDRFWSGIWQWLPDDWGNRVQSSLKQSFENYFIGQATIALLMSISITTAFLLLKVPFGLLFGLTIGSLVLIPLGDIIGIISVSLLTGLKSVGLGVEVFTVAIVIDQAIDNTLAPRIFGNLVGLNPVWIIISLLLGAKLGGVLGLILAVPLAGAIKRVAESRKITQTTEIDTLSSKH; encoded by the coding sequence ATGTCTGAGAATAAGTTTCCACGCTGGCTATATTGGGGGTTGTTAATAACATTCATTGTTGTTAACGGTTATTTTCTATTTCCTGTATTTCGCTATTTACAGCCGACGCTAATTTTAATCGTAACAGCAGCACTGCTTGCTTTTTTATTAAATTATCCCGTGCGGTTACTTATGTCGTGGAAGTTACGACGGGGTTACGCGATCGCCCTAGTGTTTTTATTGGCACTAATAATTTTAGGTATCATAACTTTCACCTTACTACCCCTATTATTTCAACAGCTAAATGACTTTACCCGTCGTTTGCCAAGCTGGATCGATTCTGGCAAAGAGCAGTTACAAATTTTTAAAATCTGGGCAACTGACAAAAATATTCCCTTTGATGTTGCTGCGTCGATCGCTGAACTAGAAGAGCGTTTTGCTACCGAAGTAAGAGCTTTACCCAGCTACATTATCAATTTTTTAATTGGAGCATTTGATAGCAGTTTAGAGCTTTTAATTACAGTAGTACTAACCTTCTACCTACTGATTCATGGCGATCGCTTTTGGTCGGGAATTTGGCAGTGGTTACCCGATGATTGGGGCAATCGCGTGCAGTCATCTCTTAAACAGAGTTTTGAAAATTACTTTATCGGTCAAGCGACGATCGCTCTTTTGATGAGTATTAGTATTACGACGGCATTTTTATTGCTCAAAGTACCCTTTGGCTTATTATTTGGTCTGACAATTGGGAGCTTAGTGCTAATTCCTTTAGGAGATATTATCGGTATTATTAGCGTTAGTTTACTTACAGGGCTTAAAAGTGTGGGATTAGGAGTAGAAGTCTTCACAGTAGCAATCGTCATCGATCAGGCGATCGATAATACCCTCGCCCCGCGTATTTTTGGTAATTTAGTCGGGCTTAATCCTGTTTGGATTATTATTTCTCTGTTATTGGGGGCTAAACTCGGCGGAGTTTTAGGTTTAATCTTAGCAGTGCCTCTGGCTGGGGCAATTAAAAGAGTCGCAGAAAGCCGAAAAATTACTCAAACTACTGAAATAGATACATTAAGCAGCAAACATTAG